One window of the Pseudopipra pipra isolate bDixPip1 unplaced genomic scaffold, bDixPip1.hap1 HAP1_SCAFFOLD_56, whole genome shotgun sequence genome contains the following:
- the LOC135408668 gene encoding collagen alpha-1(I) chain-like: MGITPPDRQSASFMVGTTTAASRGLAFLSLARPRARHAAGRGSAGADPPPKPARPAGRRLGRAAPPDVLEETATRRGGRGPVPEAPSAGAARSAAGGGAATRCALRRYLRAGGASPRAFFFPPFSLSPLSGSPSRLRPHRRPALLAAGTHGRHPDPGRHRHLACFYPRTPEKLAGPRGRHTARYGEEAPPRREGRHLACHGKPTGRGDRPARTPASAAPLGRPRRSAGPPGALSHASRKASSIVTRGTAPRPLSLSLPLRGGRHVPQAADAGGPHATLHGSLPARQEAGAAGRPAPDNPRFRPRRAHGRPPQSGTSSVRKRHRTCRGATGFRPPRGRRLPPERPGDGDGEKNKKPPRKKHARLSLAVLATAARGSGRGPRPSLPDSLSLPTGSRLGGGRPLPGRSRALTHFLFPGALGVLRLKAAGAKIKKTEKKGREGAPLRPQPGPRPTDLRGTQPSGSQAGGAGPTARAARPPWLSRRPKRREGRGAAASPANGHRASPGLPGDSVGFSVCRRGRRPQPGRPAPPPSARWAGPRLRAEEGGTNKRAEARRGRRLARPSGGPVTEPLRQPAGPRRGRTPTASPRHAAGTAAARQPRTGRRHPGPGHLRGSREAAGEKARAGSALRAPAANRPQQCPPPPPDDGRRLKAGPPKGRDAAASPPSHTIAFARGPRGAGSRHRLGLDAAVGPPRAPLGRPSPALPRLRFRARLSSSSPVIGPARGSRSRAPRLSRAGLPAARGVGRPVARAEGRAAADAEEKGPSEPALLDNPCPQYGQTRPGAAAPPKRLEAPQRGGAREQAASRLDLTGGGARQRPLGRLPGPAATTGLPRKCRQAPKSRRSRVDLVALRRDAAGARAACGGRGGRIGRLRNRVDLMLASPGTG, from the exons ATGGGAATAACGCCGCCGGATCGCCAGTCGGCATCGTTTATGGTCGGAACTACGACG GCGGCCTCCCGCGGGCTCGCCTTCCTTTCCctcgcgcggccgcgcgcgcgccacgccgccggccgcggctcgGCTGGGGCTGACCCGCCCCCGAAGCcggcccggccggccggccggcggcTCGGCCGCGCGGCACCACCGGACGTGCTAGAGGAGACGGCGACCCGACGAGGCGGGCGCGGCCCGGTCCCCGAGGCCCCTTCGGCCGGGGCGGCTCGCTCggcagcgggcggcggcgcggcgaccCGCTGCGCTCTCCGGCGCTacctgcgggcggggggcgcttccccccgagcctttttctttcctcccttttctctctcgcctctctctggctcgccgtcgcggctccggccgcaccgccgcccggcgctgcTCGCGGCCGGCACCCACGGGCGCCACCCGGACCCAGGCCGGCACCGGCACCTCGCCTGTTTTtacccaaggacacctgaaaagctcgcggggccgcgcggccgTCACACAGCTCGGTACGGTGAAGAAGCCCCTCCCCGGCGGGAGGGGCGACACCTCGCCTGCCACGGGAAGCCCACGGGCAGAGGAGACCGCCCGGCCCGAACACCGGCCTCCGCCGCGCCTCTCGGCCGGCCACGGAGGAGCGCCGGCCCGCCGGGGGCCCTCTCCCACGCCTCCCGAAAAGCCTCATCCATCGTCACTCGGGGAACGGCCCCACGGCCACTCTCGCTCAGCCTGCCACTACGCGGAGGACGGCACGTGCCCCAGGCCGCCGACGCCGGCGGCCCGCACGCTACTCTCCACGGCTCTCTCCCGGCCCGGCAGGAGGCGGGTGCCGCCGGACGCCCGGCTCCGGACAACCCACGcttccggccccgccgggcccacgGCCGCCCCCCGCAGAGCGGCACCTCCAGCGTGCGAAAGCGCCACCGAACGTGCCGCGGGGCCACCGGCTTTCGCCCGCCTCGCGGCCGTCGGCTTCCCCCAGAAAGGCCGGGGGACGGCgacggggagaaaaacaaaaagcccccgaGAAAAAAGCACGCGCGCCTCTCGCTCGCCGTGCTAGCCACGGCcgcccggggctcggggcggggcccgcgcccCTCGCTCCCCGATTCCCTCtcgctgcccacgggctcgCGCCTCGGCGGCGGCCGGCCGCTGCCGGGCCGCTCTCGCGCTCTCAcgcactttctcttccctggcgcGCTCGGCGTGCTGCGGCTTAAGGCCGCCggagcaaaaatcaaaaaaacggaaaaaaaagGCCGGGAGGGCGCCCCACTTCGCCCGCAACCCGGCCCCCGGCCGACAGACCTTCGCGGAACCCAGCCCTCCGGCAGCCAGGCCGGCGGGGCAGGCCCGACCGCAcgggccgcccggccgccgtgGCTCTCGCGCCGGcctaagaggagggaggggcgaggcgccgccgcctcgcccgccaACGGCCATCGTgcgtccccagggctccccggcgACTCTGTCGGGTTCTCGGTctgccggcgcggccgccggccacagcctggccggccggcgccgccgccttcgGCCCGCTGGGCGGGTCCCCGGCTTAGGGCCGAGGAAGGGGGAACGAACAAAAGAGCCGAGGCGCGCCGAGGGCGCCGCCTCGCCCGACCATCGGGCGGTCCCGTCACCGAGCCCCTCCGGCAACCGGCCGGGCCCAGGCGAGGCCGCACGCCCACCGCCAGTCCCCGGCACGCCGCCGGCACCGCTGCCGCCCGGCAGCCGAGGACAGGGCGCCGCCACCCAGGCCCGGGCCATCTTCGGGGCTCTCGGGAGGCGGCCGGGGAAAAAGCCCGCGCGGGCTCGGCCCTTCGAGCCCCGGCCGCCAACCGCCCGCAACaatgcccgccgccgccgccggacgaCGGGCGCCGGCTTAAGGCCGGCCCACCGAAAGGACGagacgccgccgcctcgccgccctCGCACACCATCGCCTTCGCCCGGGGCCCTCGGGGAGCCGGCAGCCGCCACCGGCTCGGGCTGGACGCTGCTGTCGGGCCCCCGCGGGCCCCCCTCGGCCGTCCCAGTCCCGCACTCCCTCGGCTGCGCTTTCGCGCTCGGCTCTCGTCTTCCTCTCCCGTCATCGGGCCCGCCCGAGGAAGCCGGTCGAGAGCCCCGCGGCTTTCTCGCGCCGGCCTTCCTGCCGCTCGTGGGGTTGGCCGGCCCGTGGCACGCGCCGAAGGCCGCGCGGCAGCAGACGCGGAAGAAAAGGGGCCCTCGGAACCCGCGCTGCTAGACAACCCCTGCCCACAATACGGACAGACGCGTCCTGGCGCCGCCGCGCCTCCGAAGCGGCTCGAGGCTCCTCAGCGGGGAGGCGCGCGAGAGCAGGCCGCCTCTCGCCTAGACCTAACCGGAGGCGGCGCCCGACAGCGACCCCTTGGCCGACTTCCGGGGCCGGCCgcgacaacaggtctaccccgaAAATGCCGACAGGCGCCTAAGTCCCGCCGGAgccgggtagacctggtggccCTGCGCCGGGACGCCGCCGGGGCGCGGGCCGCctgcggcggccgcggcggccgcaTCGGCCGGCtccggaaccgggtagacctgatgctcgccagccccggaaccgggtag